Proteins encoded in a region of the Cheilinus undulatus linkage group 8, ASM1832078v1, whole genome shotgun sequence genome:
- the LOC121513572 gene encoding zinc fingers and homeoboxes protein 1-like isoform X1 — translation MSSRRKSTTPCMVLPSNVVEQEEVEEKTERTKVEEAEEEEGKVKEGAEEGPTAEELDQAVVVVPTPPDTDVPSASAEDSEAPSLKRSSTNPPDDPTIEQATQEPQCDTPEEGSSDPAAVAAISLSKTPIMRMKTKSEPKRIAVSLKSADEGVEGFGGGGEGEVGGEQEPIEAPLGPMTPVEMLLHDSMKLAGGGMLVSPPSEQQRKSSSLNPTVLPAGLAQVLSAFQAQQSAAAAQSQLLIPLSSIPSYSAAMDTNSLLGNTYKKFPYPSMAEISGLAAQTQFTEEQIKVWFSAQRLKHGVSWTPEEVEEARRKQFNGTVHTVPQTITVIPAHQLSAAANGLQSILQTCQIVGQPGLVFTQVGPGGNLPVTSPITLTVAGLPSQSQSSSRGSCQSTLTNSELKRATTVQPPSLSPQVGIAAVVAASLENSALSADTFSLRPKKSKEQLAELKASYLKNHFVTDAEIARLMKLTNLTKGEIKKWFSDTRYNQRNSKNSHVIAFHDGAVRGGGSCSSSATTTIVIDSSDETPTSPNPPRTPPVKEKESRPKTWNPFPDFTLQKFKEKTPEQLVVLEESFEKSSTPSDEELSRLRSETKLTRREIDAWFTERRKMPSISTSSPESSEGGKMETDGAKAGEEVSAASPSPSASSSRKGSQTPPGSRSKQLPTTSSHKDIKDKNKKTPEQLHILKSAFVRNQWPTAEEYDQLAEESGLPRSYIVSWFGDSRYSWKNSNLKWFFQYQSGNIDGPNGGGGNKMGGRKRRGRNRGWGRSRTRRQPRRSASYGADTDRSPPVKKFKSGREILKEYYLKFRFLNEQDLDELVTKTNMSYEQVREWFAEVQRRLEAGSDPFEESVAGRAGGEEGEGQGESSTAAEDQTGTGMGDDDDDEGDEEEDGDDTDDSEVWEPSRSVKKSLSVSED, via the exons ATGTCAAGCCGCAGGAAATCGACCACACCTTGCATGGTGTTACCCTCCAATGTGGTGGAGCAGGAAGAGGtggaggaaaaaacagaaaggacaaaggttgaagaggcagaggaggaggaggggaaggtGAAAGAGGGAGCAGAAGAAGGGCCGACTGCAGAGGAGCTGGATCAGGCTGTAGTGGTCGTGCCAACACCTCCAGATACAG ATGTGCCCAGTGCCTCTGCTGAAGACAGCGAAGCCCCCTCACTTAAGCGCAGCAGTACAAACCCTCCTGATGATCCCACCATTGAACAGGCCACACAGGAACCACAGTGCGATACACCCGAGGAGGGCAGCTCAGACCCTGCTGCAGTAGCTGCCATCTCTCTCAGCAAGACCCCCATCATGAGGATGAAGACCAAATCTGAACCCAAGAGGATCGCTGTGTCTCTGAAGTCAGCAGATGAGGGGGTGGAGGGCTTTGGAGGAGGCGGAGAAGGGGAGGTTGGAGGAGAGCAAGAGCCTATTGAAGCTCCACTTGGGCCAATGACGCCTGTGGAAATGCTGCTGCACGACTCCATGAAGCTCGCCGGAGGTGGCATGTTGGTCAGCCCGCcctcagagcagcagaggaagtCCTCTTCTTTAAACCCAACAGTGCTACCTGCAGGCCTTGCACAG GTTCTCTCTGCTTTCCAGGCTCAGCAGAGTGCTGCAGCAGCTCAGTCTCAGCTACTGATTCCCCTCAGCAGTATCCCCTCCTACAGTGCTGCTATGGACACCAACTCCTTGCTGGGCAACACATACAAGAAGTTTCCTTACCCCTCCATGGCCGAGATCAGTGGCCTGGCAGCACAGACGCAGTTCACAGAGGAGCAGATCAAG GTTTGGTTTTCAGCTCAGCGGCTGAAACATGGTGTAAGCTGGACTccagaggaggtggaggaggccAGGAGGAAACAGTTTAATGGCACCGTGCACACAGTGCCTCAGACCATCACAGTTATACCTGCTCACCAACTGTCAGCTGCTGCAAACGGCCTGCAGTCCATCCTTCAGACGTGCCAGATAGTGGGCCAGCCTGGCCTGGTGTTCACACAG GTCGGCCCAGGAGGGAACCTTCCAGTGACCAGTCCCATCACTCTGACAGTGGCTGGACTGCCCAGCCAGTCTCAGAGCTCCAGCAGAGGTTCCTGCCAGTCCACCCTAACAAACAGTGAGCTGAAACGAGCCACCACAGTTCagcccccctctctttctccacagGTGGGGATAGCAGCAGTTGTTGCTGCCTCTCTG GAGAACTCAGCCCTCAGTGCTGACACATTCAGTCTGCGGCCGAAGAAATCAAAAGAGCAGCTGGCAGAGCTGAAAGCCAGCTACCTGAAAAACCACTTTGTCACTGATGCTGAAATTGCCCGGCTGATGAAGCTCACCAACCTGACTAAGGGAGAGATCAAGAAGTGGTTCAGTGACACTAGGTACAATCAGCGCAACTCCAAAAACAGTCACGTCATCGCTTTCCATGATGGAGCAGTAAGAGGAGGTGGCAGCTGTAGCAGCAGTGCAACAACCACCATTGTTATCGACTCCAGTGATGAGACCCCCACCTCCCCCAATCCTCCACGCACTCCTCCTGTGAAGGAGAAAGAGTCCCGTCCTAAAACATGGAATCCGTTCCCAGACTTCACCCTGCAGAAGTTTAAGGAGAAAACTCCGGAGCAGTTGGTGGTGCTGGAGGAAAGTTTTGAGAAGAGCAGCACTCCGTCGGATGAAGAACTCAGCCGCCTGAGGTCCGAGACTAAACTGACGCGAAGGGAGATTGATGCCTGGTTCACTGAAAGACGAAAAATGCCTTCCATCAGCACATCCTCCCCAGAATCTTCTGAAGGAGGAAAGATGGAGACAGATGGAGCAAAAGCAGGAGAAGAAGTCAGTGCTGCTTCTCCTTCTCCGTCTGCATCCTCGTCTCGCAAAGGGAGTCAAACTCCTCCAGGCAGTCGCAGTAAACAGCTGCCCACCACCAGCAGCcacaaagacattaaagataAGAATAAAAAGACTCCGGAGCAGCTCCACATTCTGAAAAGTGCCTTTGTGCGGAACCAGTGGCCCACAGCTGAGGAATACGACCAGCTGGCAGAGGAGAGCGGCCTCCCTCGGTCCTACATCGTCAGCTGGTTCGGGGACTCTCGGTACTCGTGGAAGAACAGTAACTTGAAATGGTTCTTCCAGTACCAAAGCGGAAACATTGACGGGCCAAACGGTGGAGGAGGCAATAAAATGGGAGGTAGGAAAAGACGTGGCCGAAATCGTGGTTGGGGCCGTTCCCGAACCAGAAGGCAGCCGAGGAGGTCAGCCTCTTATGGGGCAGACACTGACAGATCTCCTCCTGTCAAAAAATTTAAGAGTGGAAGGGAGATCCTAAAGGAGTACTATCTGAAGTTTCGATTTCTCAATGAGCAAGACCTGGACGAGCTTGTCACCAAGACCAACATGAGCTATGAACAG gtAAGGGAGTGGTTTGCTGAGGTCCAGCGTCGCCTGGAGGCAGGTTCCGATCCTTTCGAAGAGTCAGTTGCTGGTAGGGCAGGTGGAGAGGAAGGGGAAGGGCAAGGAGAGTCATCCACTGCCGCCGAGGATCAGACTGGCACTGGAATgggagatgatgatgatgatgaaggagatgaagaggaggacggCGATGATACAGATGACAGCGAGGTTTGGGAGCCGTCACGTAGCGTAAAGAAGTCTTTGTCAGTTTCGGAGGATTAA
- the zgc:101716 gene encoding uncharacterized protein C8orf76, with amino-acid sequence MEIFGSTFDDSVFSEVRDRVSAPLASYNAKFCEPEWFCKSSALDTDDPLEKQKVLKFRGDLAVRQGKYQEALDAYSSCLDWIADNNLTIRRDVLEGMARCCTKLRQGDRALEYADLLSKEASNTCHLTSLLLLKVSIYQQFGYLGSKTLSLQQLCSLLPFNPWHWNNLGQTCLQLLERDTTTGLYCPKKSESAEEQNHTGTEEEQEEAELNVDKIWLKACMCFIRTRLLLRILRQQQSSFVLQRTENTLQTTDEALQRLNPKEMTLQALSEVMSDDLIPEKMREDYQDGESLLSVRLQTFRERWWNKVLLTGVLESDGCKNQTQLNAKS; translated from the exons ATGGAGATTTTTGGAAGCACATTTGATGACTCGGTGTTTTCGGAGGTGAGGGACCGAGTCTCTGCTCCTCTGGCTTCATATAACGCCAAATTCTGTGAGCCTGAG TGGTTTTGTAAGAGCTCTGCTCTGGATACAGACGACCCTCTGGAGAAGCAGAAAGTCTTGAAGTTCAGAGGAGACTTGGCTGTGAGGCAAGGAAAGTACCAG GAAGCTTTGGATGCGTACAGCAGCTGTCTAGACTGGATTGCTGACAACAACCTGACCATCAGACGAGACGTGCTGGAGGGAATGGCCCGATGCTGCACCAAACTGAGACAGGGAGACAGAGCACTGGAATATGCTGACTTActg AGCAAAGAAGCCTCCAACACGTGTCACCTGACCAGCCTCCTGCTACTAAAG GTCAGTATCTATCAGCAGTTCGGATACTTGGGATCAAAGACTTtgtctctgcagcagctgtgCAGCCTGCTGCCCTTTAACCCCTGGCACTGGAACAACCTGGGACAGACgtgtctgcagctgctggagAGAGACACAACCACAG GATTGTACTGCCCAAAGAAGAGTGAATCAGCAGAGGAGCAGAATCACACGGGTactgaggaggagcaggaggaggcaGAGCTCAACGTGGACAAAATCTGGCTGAAAGCTTGCATGTGTTTCATCAGGACCAG ACTCCTGCTGAGGATCCTTCGGCAGCAGCAGTCCTCCTTTGTGCTGCAGCGCACTGAAAACACTTTACAGACGACAGATGAAGCCTTACAGCGTCTCAATCCCAAAGAAATGACCCTGCAGGCTCTCTCTGAG GTCATGTCAGACGACTTGATCCCAGAGAAGATGAGGGAGGATTACCAGGATGGGGAGAGCCTGCTCAGCGTGCGCTTGCAGACCTTCAGAGAGCGCTGGTGGAATAAGGTCTTACTGACTGGGGTGCTCGAGAGTGACGGCTGTAAAAATCAGACACAGCTGAATGCAAAGTCCTGA
- the LOC121513572 gene encoding zinc fingers and homeoboxes protein 1-like isoform X2, producing MSSRRKSTTPCMVLPSNVVEQEEVEEKTERTKVEEAEEEEGKVKEGAEEGPTAEELDQAVVVVPTPPDTDVPSASAEDSEAPSLKRSSTNPPDDPTIEQATQEPQCDTPEEGSSDPAAVAAISLSKTPIMRMKTKSEPKRIAVSLKSADEGVEGFGGGGEGEVGGEQEPIEAPLGPMTPVEMLLHDSMKLAGGGMLVSPPSEQQRKSSSLNPTVLPAGLAQVLSAFQAQQSAAAAQSQLLIPLSSIPSYSAAMDTNSLLGNTYKKFPYPSMAEISGLAAQTQFTEEQIKVWFSAQRLKHGVSWTPEEVEEARRKQFNGTVHTVPQTITVIPAHQLSAAANGLQSILQTCQIVGQPGLVFTQVGPGGNLPVTSPITLTVAGLPSQSQSSSRGSCQSTLTNSELKRATTVQPPSLSPQENSALSADTFSLRPKKSKEQLAELKASYLKNHFVTDAEIARLMKLTNLTKGEIKKWFSDTRYNQRNSKNSHVIAFHDGAVRGGGSCSSSATTTIVIDSSDETPTSPNPPRTPPVKEKESRPKTWNPFPDFTLQKFKEKTPEQLVVLEESFEKSSTPSDEELSRLRSETKLTRREIDAWFTERRKMPSISTSSPESSEGGKMETDGAKAGEEVSAASPSPSASSSRKGSQTPPGSRSKQLPTTSSHKDIKDKNKKTPEQLHILKSAFVRNQWPTAEEYDQLAEESGLPRSYIVSWFGDSRYSWKNSNLKWFFQYQSGNIDGPNGGGGNKMGGRKRRGRNRGWGRSRTRRQPRRSASYGADTDRSPPVKKFKSGREILKEYYLKFRFLNEQDLDELVTKTNMSYEQVREWFAEVQRRLEAGSDPFEESVAGRAGGEEGEGQGESSTAAEDQTGTGMGDDDDDEGDEEEDGDDTDDSEVWEPSRSVKKSLSVSED from the exons ATGTCAAGCCGCAGGAAATCGACCACACCTTGCATGGTGTTACCCTCCAATGTGGTGGAGCAGGAAGAGGtggaggaaaaaacagaaaggacaaaggttgaagaggcagaggaggaggaggggaaggtGAAAGAGGGAGCAGAAGAAGGGCCGACTGCAGAGGAGCTGGATCAGGCTGTAGTGGTCGTGCCAACACCTCCAGATACAG ATGTGCCCAGTGCCTCTGCTGAAGACAGCGAAGCCCCCTCACTTAAGCGCAGCAGTACAAACCCTCCTGATGATCCCACCATTGAACAGGCCACACAGGAACCACAGTGCGATACACCCGAGGAGGGCAGCTCAGACCCTGCTGCAGTAGCTGCCATCTCTCTCAGCAAGACCCCCATCATGAGGATGAAGACCAAATCTGAACCCAAGAGGATCGCTGTGTCTCTGAAGTCAGCAGATGAGGGGGTGGAGGGCTTTGGAGGAGGCGGAGAAGGGGAGGTTGGAGGAGAGCAAGAGCCTATTGAAGCTCCACTTGGGCCAATGACGCCTGTGGAAATGCTGCTGCACGACTCCATGAAGCTCGCCGGAGGTGGCATGTTGGTCAGCCCGCcctcagagcagcagaggaagtCCTCTTCTTTAAACCCAACAGTGCTACCTGCAGGCCTTGCACAG GTTCTCTCTGCTTTCCAGGCTCAGCAGAGTGCTGCAGCAGCTCAGTCTCAGCTACTGATTCCCCTCAGCAGTATCCCCTCCTACAGTGCTGCTATGGACACCAACTCCTTGCTGGGCAACACATACAAGAAGTTTCCTTACCCCTCCATGGCCGAGATCAGTGGCCTGGCAGCACAGACGCAGTTCACAGAGGAGCAGATCAAG GTTTGGTTTTCAGCTCAGCGGCTGAAACATGGTGTAAGCTGGACTccagaggaggtggaggaggccAGGAGGAAACAGTTTAATGGCACCGTGCACACAGTGCCTCAGACCATCACAGTTATACCTGCTCACCAACTGTCAGCTGCTGCAAACGGCCTGCAGTCCATCCTTCAGACGTGCCAGATAGTGGGCCAGCCTGGCCTGGTGTTCACACAG GTCGGCCCAGGAGGGAACCTTCCAGTGACCAGTCCCATCACTCTGACAGTGGCTGGACTGCCCAGCCAGTCTCAGAGCTCCAGCAGAGGTTCCTGCCAGTCCACCCTAACAAACAGTGAGCTGAAACGAGCCACCACAGTTCagcccccctctctttctccacag GAGAACTCAGCCCTCAGTGCTGACACATTCAGTCTGCGGCCGAAGAAATCAAAAGAGCAGCTGGCAGAGCTGAAAGCCAGCTACCTGAAAAACCACTTTGTCACTGATGCTGAAATTGCCCGGCTGATGAAGCTCACCAACCTGACTAAGGGAGAGATCAAGAAGTGGTTCAGTGACACTAGGTACAATCAGCGCAACTCCAAAAACAGTCACGTCATCGCTTTCCATGATGGAGCAGTAAGAGGAGGTGGCAGCTGTAGCAGCAGTGCAACAACCACCATTGTTATCGACTCCAGTGATGAGACCCCCACCTCCCCCAATCCTCCACGCACTCCTCCTGTGAAGGAGAAAGAGTCCCGTCCTAAAACATGGAATCCGTTCCCAGACTTCACCCTGCAGAAGTTTAAGGAGAAAACTCCGGAGCAGTTGGTGGTGCTGGAGGAAAGTTTTGAGAAGAGCAGCACTCCGTCGGATGAAGAACTCAGCCGCCTGAGGTCCGAGACTAAACTGACGCGAAGGGAGATTGATGCCTGGTTCACTGAAAGACGAAAAATGCCTTCCATCAGCACATCCTCCCCAGAATCTTCTGAAGGAGGAAAGATGGAGACAGATGGAGCAAAAGCAGGAGAAGAAGTCAGTGCTGCTTCTCCTTCTCCGTCTGCATCCTCGTCTCGCAAAGGGAGTCAAACTCCTCCAGGCAGTCGCAGTAAACAGCTGCCCACCACCAGCAGCcacaaagacattaaagataAGAATAAAAAGACTCCGGAGCAGCTCCACATTCTGAAAAGTGCCTTTGTGCGGAACCAGTGGCCCACAGCTGAGGAATACGACCAGCTGGCAGAGGAGAGCGGCCTCCCTCGGTCCTACATCGTCAGCTGGTTCGGGGACTCTCGGTACTCGTGGAAGAACAGTAACTTGAAATGGTTCTTCCAGTACCAAAGCGGAAACATTGACGGGCCAAACGGTGGAGGAGGCAATAAAATGGGAGGTAGGAAAAGACGTGGCCGAAATCGTGGTTGGGGCCGTTCCCGAACCAGAAGGCAGCCGAGGAGGTCAGCCTCTTATGGGGCAGACACTGACAGATCTCCTCCTGTCAAAAAATTTAAGAGTGGAAGGGAGATCCTAAAGGAGTACTATCTGAAGTTTCGATTTCTCAATGAGCAAGACCTGGACGAGCTTGTCACCAAGACCAACATGAGCTATGAACAG gtAAGGGAGTGGTTTGCTGAGGTCCAGCGTCGCCTGGAGGCAGGTTCCGATCCTTTCGAAGAGTCAGTTGCTGGTAGGGCAGGTGGAGAGGAAGGGGAAGGGCAAGGAGAGTCATCCACTGCCGCCGAGGATCAGACTGGCACTGGAATgggagatgatgatgatgatgaaggagatgaagaggaggacggCGATGATACAGATGACAGCGAGGTTTGGGAGCCGTCACGTAGCGTAAAGAAGTCTTTGTCAGTTTCGGAGGATTAA